One window of the Leucobacter komagatae genome contains the following:
- a CDS encoding MDR family MFS transporter, producing the protein MPTSDDAQNFDEFHEPNEPAQRAFGAREQLAIWLLLGSAFVVILNETIMGVALPELMHTLGISASEGQWLTTAFLLTMSVVIPITGMLIQRVPTRALFIAAMTLFSVGTLVAALAPGLPMLLVGRIVQACGTAIMMPLLMTTVVTLVPPGQRGRIMGRISIVMSVAPALGPTVSGMILEVLSWRWLFLLVLPIAIVALVLGGVRMPNVGVRKRTSIDVLSVLLSVLGFGGLVLGLSEIGSAANGQALVPPFIPAGVGAAALALFVWRQLSLQRTDRALLDLRTFKSRPYALSVILIACASMALFGSLILVPIYAQNVLGLTPLQTGLLLLPGGLLMGLLGPVVGRIIDAHGVRPMLIPGTIVTALALLSMGLFPDTTTVWQVLATHLVLSVGLAGVFTPLFSVSLGSLPVELASHGSAMLSTVQQVSGAAGTALFVTVMTLVSVSWAGGDPVAVDAEALAHGTRVAFIIGGVIASLGAIVALFVREAEAEQQSV; encoded by the coding sequence ATGCCAACTTCAGACGACGCCCAAAACTTCGACGAATTCCACGAGCCGAACGAGCCCGCCCAGCGGGCCTTTGGCGCGCGCGAACAACTTGCGATCTGGCTGCTCCTCGGTTCAGCGTTCGTCGTGATCCTCAATGAGACGATCATGGGTGTCGCGCTGCCCGAGCTCATGCACACCCTCGGAATCTCCGCGTCCGAGGGGCAGTGGCTCACCACGGCGTTCCTGCTCACGATGAGCGTCGTGATCCCGATCACTGGCATGCTCATCCAGCGCGTTCCGACCCGGGCGCTGTTCATCGCTGCAATGACGCTCTTCAGCGTCGGCACGCTCGTCGCGGCGCTCGCGCCGGGACTGCCGATGCTGCTCGTTGGCCGCATCGTACAGGCGTGCGGCACCGCGATCATGATGCCGCTGCTCATGACGACCGTCGTCACGCTCGTGCCGCCGGGGCAGCGCGGCCGCATCATGGGCAGGATCTCGATCGTCATGTCGGTTGCGCCCGCGCTCGGGCCGACCGTGTCTGGCATGATCCTTGAGGTGCTGAGCTGGCGCTGGCTGTTCCTGCTCGTGCTCCCGATCGCGATCGTGGCGCTCGTGCTCGGCGGCGTACGGATGCCGAACGTTGGCGTGCGGAAGCGGACCTCGATCGACGTGCTTTCCGTGCTGCTCTCCGTGCTCGGCTTCGGTGGGCTCGTCCTCGGGCTCAGCGAGATCGGCAGCGCCGCAAACGGCCAGGCGCTCGTGCCGCCGTTCATCCCTGCGGGGGTTGGCGCTGCCGCACTCGCGCTCTTCGTCTGGCGCCAGCTGTCGCTGCAGCGCACCGACCGCGCCCTGCTCGACCTCCGCACGTTCAAGAGCCGCCCGTACGCGCTCTCGGTGATCCTGATCGCGTGCGCCTCGATGGCGCTGTTCGGGTCGCTCATCCTCGTGCCGATCTACGCACAGAACGTCCTCGGCCTCACGCCGCTCCAGACCGGCCTGCTGCTCCTTCCCGGCGGCCTGCTCATGGGGCTGCTCGGGCCCGTGGTTGGGCGCATCATCGACGCGCATGGGGTGCGCCCGATGCTCATCCCCGGCACGATCGTGACCGCGCTCGCGCTGTTGAGCATGGGCCTCTTTCCCGATACGACGACGGTCTGGCAGGTGCTCGCGACGCACCTCGTGTTGAGCGTTGGGCTCGCTGGCGTCTTCACACCGCTGTTCTCGGTGTCGCTCGGTTCGCTGCCCGTCGAGCTTGCCTCGCACGGCAGCGCGATGCTCTCAACGGTGCAACAGGTTTCGGGCGCGGCTGGCACGGCGCTGTTCGTGACCGTGATGACGCTCGTCTCTGTCTCCTGGGCCGGTGGCGACCCCGTTGCGGTCGACGCCGAGGCGCTCGCCCACGGAACCCGTGTGGCCTTCATCATCGGAGGCGTGATCGCATCGCTCGGCGCGATCGTGGCGCTCTTCGTGCGCGAGGCCGAGGCTGAACAGCAGTCTGTCTAG
- a CDS encoding winged helix-turn-helix transcriptional regulator, with the protein MTSPADPTAAQPRAAQARAAQPNGLGVTFGLLGDEWTLLLLRVALSGGKRYSDFRDRLPISHAVLSGRLERLVSEGLLERHVYQVRPERSEYLLTPKGSSIWPLLLAIWTWERRWVTSHSYATPPIRHLTCGNEMSPEYCCNACGGAALPESVTLSWGPAGGWDRSTPGAHTRRRAAHSGRSESSAFYPDTMTVFGNRWSAVIVAAAFAGVRRFRDFEAFLSPPPIVLSERLTALCTREIFEQVQLVDRSDWSEYRLTRKGSDLFPVLATVVDWSERWHSEPEGPVLRRTHTTCGAEFRGMLVCDHCHAAVRGHEIDLSNA; encoded by the coding sequence ATGACCTCACCGGCTGACCCCACCGCGGCACAGCCCCGAGCGGCACAGGCTCGAGCGGCACAGCCCAACGGCCTCGGTGTCACATTCGGCCTCCTCGGTGATGAGTGGACGCTGCTGCTGCTCCGGGTGGCGCTCTCAGGCGGTAAACGGTACTCAGATTTTCGCGACCGACTGCCGATCTCTCACGCGGTGCTCAGCGGCAGGCTTGAGCGATTGGTGAGCGAGGGGCTGCTGGAGCGCCACGTCTATCAGGTGCGCCCCGAGCGCTCCGAGTACCTTCTCACGCCAAAAGGCTCGTCGATCTGGCCACTCCTCCTCGCAATCTGGACGTGGGAGCGGCGGTGGGTCACCTCGCACAGCTACGCCACTCCCCCGATCAGACACCTCACGTGCGGCAACGAGATGTCGCCCGAGTACTGCTGCAATGCGTGCGGCGGGGCGGCCCTGCCCGAGTCTGTCACGCTCTCGTGGGGCCCGGCCGGCGGGTGGGACAGGTCCACGCCAGGTGCGCACACGCGCCGCAGGGCAGCTCATTCAGGGCGAAGCGAGTCATCCGCGTTCTACCCTGACACAATGACGGTGTTTGGCAATCGCTGGTCTGCCGTCATCGTCGCGGCGGCGTTTGCCGGGGTCCGCAGGTTTCGCGACTTCGAGGCGTTTCTCAGCCCGCCCCCGATCGTGTTGAGCGAGCGCCTCACCGCGCTCTGCACCCGGGAGATTTTCGAGCAGGTGCAGCTCGTTGACCGGTCAGACTGGTCCGAGTACCGCCTAACCCGCAAGGGCAGCGACCTGTTCCCCGTCCTCGCAACCGTCGTCGATTGGTCAGAGCGCTGGCACAGCGAGCCGGAGGGGCCGGTGCTGCGCCGCACGCACACGACGTGCGGCGCAGAGTTTCGCGGCATGCTCGTGTGCGACCACTGCCACGCCGCCGTCCGCGGGCACGAGATCGACCTCTCGAACGCGTGA
- a CDS encoding class I adenylate-forming enzyme family protein, whose protein sequence is MNTLAGGLHPQSRVDHFVSKGWWTSETIDGLFWQRVAERPDALAVVDPLNRPDLDGEEPRRLTWGELGSEVAWLASEMLQHGIGQGDVIGMQLPNSIEQLEVYLAAWTIGAIVSPLAMQYREFEVTSSANDAAFDAYVCGDRFGDRRMAVEVAGLRDKVPSIRTVLSIGRAATEPIRGVVRLSPRAASEAEREAIEALRADRTNDPNECATICWTSGTEGQPKGVMRAHYDWLSFSWAVIDALKAAGSRENGGAGELQELGADDVLLNPFPLINMAGVCGFLLPWLRTGCVLVQHHPFDGPTFFAQVARERVTCTILPPALLWMLLNNEELLAKVDLSSLTRIGSGSAPLQPAMVRGWQERFGLRVINFFGSNEGVSLLSSGEDFPDPDERANFFPRYGAEGMRWASRVSTWVHHKLVDLETGEVITEPGRPGELHISGPQLFGRYVNGERLANPFDDEGYLKTGDVFEIAGERNQFLRYVDRAKDLIIRGGMNIAPASLEQLITEHPAVFEVAVVGDPDEMLGERVAAIVVLRPGAELTLDQLVEYLRAQKIASFKLPERLALVEALPRNPVGKVLKRELRLAAV, encoded by the coding sequence ATGAACACACTCGCAGGCGGGTTGCATCCGCAATCTCGAGTAGACCATTTTGTATCGAAGGGATGGTGGACGAGCGAGACAATCGACGGCCTTTTCTGGCAGCGCGTGGCCGAGCGCCCGGACGCACTCGCCGTTGTGGACCCGTTGAACCGGCCAGACCTCGACGGTGAGGAGCCGCGCAGGCTGACCTGGGGCGAGCTCGGCAGTGAGGTTGCCTGGCTCGCGTCCGAAATGCTGCAGCACGGCATCGGGCAGGGTGACGTGATCGGGATGCAGCTGCCCAACAGTATCGAGCAGCTCGAGGTGTACCTCGCGGCCTGGACAATCGGGGCCATTGTCTCGCCGCTCGCCATGCAGTACCGCGAGTTCGAGGTGACGAGTTCCGCCAACGACGCGGCCTTCGACGCGTATGTGTGCGGTGACCGGTTTGGGGACAGGCGAATGGCGGTCGAGGTCGCCGGGCTGCGCGACAAGGTCCCGTCCATTCGAACCGTGTTGAGCATCGGACGAGCCGCGACGGAGCCGATTCGTGGTGTCGTGCGGCTCTCGCCGCGAGCCGCGAGCGAAGCCGAGCGTGAGGCGATCGAAGCGCTGCGTGCCGATCGAACGAATGACCCGAACGAGTGCGCAACGATCTGCTGGACCTCGGGGACGGAAGGGCAACCCAAGGGCGTCATGCGAGCGCACTACGACTGGTTGAGCTTTAGCTGGGCTGTGATTGATGCGCTCAAGGCTGCGGGGTCACGCGAGAACGGCGGTGCGGGTGAGCTGCAAGAACTTGGGGCTGACGACGTGCTGTTGAACCCGTTCCCGCTCATCAACATGGCCGGGGTGTGCGGGTTCCTCCTCCCGTGGCTACGAACCGGGTGCGTGCTGGTGCAACACCACCCCTTCGACGGCCCCACGTTCTTCGCCCAGGTTGCGCGTGAACGGGTGACATGCACGATTCTGCCACCGGCGCTCCTGTGGATGCTCCTCAATAACGAAGAGCTGCTCGCGAAGGTCGACCTGTCGAGCCTCACCCGCATCGGCTCAGGTTCGGCTCCGCTGCAGCCCGCCATGGTGCGCGGCTGGCAAGAGCGGTTCGGGCTGAGAGTGATCAACTTCTTCGGGTCAAACGAGGGGGTCTCGCTCCTGTCGAGCGGCGAGGACTTCCCTGACCCTGATGAGCGGGCGAACTTCTTCCCGCGCTACGGGGCGGAGGGCATGCGTTGGGCCTCCCGGGTCTCGACCTGGGTGCACCACAAACTCGTGGACCTCGAGACGGGCGAGGTGATCACAGAGCCGGGAAGGCCAGGTGAGTTGCACATCAGCGGCCCGCAGCTCTTTGGGCGCTACGTCAACGGGGAGCGACTCGCGAACCCCTTCGACGACGAGGGCTACCTGAAGACGGGTGACGTTTTCGAGATCGCAGGTGAGCGAAACCAGTTCCTCAGGTACGTGGACCGGGCGAAAGACCTCATCATTCGCGGGGGAATGAACATCGCGCCGGCCTCCCTCGAACAGCTCATCACCGAGCACCCCGCGGTGTTTGAGGTTGCCGTGGTCGGCGACCCAGACGAAATGCTCGGCGAGCGTGTTGCTGCGATTGTGGTGCTGCGGCCGGGTGCTGAACTCACGCTCGACCAGCTCGTGGAGTACTTGCGCGCGCAGAAGATCGCGTCGTTCAAGCTGCCCGAGCGCCTGGCGCTCGTCGAAGCGCTGCCGCGGAATCCCGTGGGGAAAGTGCTCAAGCGAGAGCTGCGGCTCGCGGCTGTTTGA
- a CDS encoding thiolase family protein → MRGALIFEAVRTPRGRVRRDGGTLAAVPAYELFAGLLAELSRRGIPEREVDDVLVGVSTPVGEQGADLARVAIAVAGWPDEVSGGVVSRMCCSGLDAIASAAAQVASGGGELVVAGGAESMSRTPMFADEPAFAREDELGERVGFVTIGVAADLMAARFGIERSELDEWAVRSHSLALAAPATDSVVPIARGGDLLLDRDEGARHGMSGPALAELPALFGQDPQWARALGRFASERVDRPTAGLHTVATAPQLADAASAVVLGTSEAGRRIGRQSRGRVVSWAHAAVRSPGLWAAEAAARKALARAGLEPADIAVAEFNESFAVTPIVLSHQLGIGEARVNGSGGAVAVGHPLGASGGILLATALDRLAERGGGFGLLVIPAALGLATAVIVESFS, encoded by the coding sequence GTGCGTGGAGCATTGATCTTCGAAGCGGTCCGGACCCCTCGCGGTCGGGTGCGGCGTGACGGCGGGACGCTCGCCGCCGTCCCGGCCTACGAGCTGTTCGCTGGCCTACTTGCGGAGCTCTCGCGCCGGGGAATTCCCGAGCGCGAGGTCGACGACGTGCTCGTCGGGGTCAGCACTCCCGTGGGCGAGCAGGGCGCTGATCTTGCCCGGGTCGCGATCGCCGTCGCCGGCTGGCCCGACGAGGTGAGTGGGGGAGTCGTCTCGAGGATGTGCTGTTCTGGGCTCGATGCGATTGCGAGCGCCGCCGCGCAGGTTGCGAGCGGTGGTGGTGAACTCGTGGTCGCGGGCGGGGCCGAGTCGATGTCGCGAACCCCCATGTTCGCGGACGAACCGGCGTTCGCCCGGGAGGACGAGCTTGGGGAGAGGGTCGGGTTCGTGACGATCGGAGTCGCCGCCGACCTGATGGCCGCCCGGTTTGGAATCGAGCGGTCAGAGCTCGACGAGTGGGCGGTCCGGTCGCACAGCCTCGCACTCGCCGCGCCAGCTACAGACTCGGTCGTGCCCATCGCGCGCGGCGGTGACCTGCTGCTCGATCGCGACGAGGGGGCGCGCCACGGGATGAGCGGGCCCGCGCTTGCAGAGCTCCCCGCGCTGTTCGGGCAGGATCCGCAGTGGGCTCGAGCGCTCGGTCGGTTTGCGAGCGAGCGAGTTGATCGGCCAACGGCCGGGCTTCACACCGTCGCGACCGCGCCGCAACTCGCCGACGCCGCCTCGGCAGTCGTCCTCGGGACGTCGGAGGCCGGGCGCCGGATTGGCAGGCAGTCGCGGGGTCGCGTGGTGTCGTGGGCGCACGCCGCAGTGCGGTCGCCGGGGCTGTGGGCCGCGGAAGCAGCGGCGAGGAAGGCGCTGGCGCGAGCCGGGCTGGAACCCGCAGACATCGCGGTCGCTGAGTTCAATGAGTCGTTCGCGGTCACGCCGATAGTGCTCAGTCATCAGCTTGGGATCGGGGAGGCCCGGGTGAACGGAAGCGGTGGGGCGGTTGCGGTTGGGCACCCGCTCGGGGCGAGCGGAGGGATCTTGCTTGCGACGGCGCTCGACCGCCTCGCGGAGCGCGGCGGCGGGTTCGGCCTCCTCGTGATCCCGGCGGCCCTGGGGCTCGCCACGGCCGTGATCGTCGAGTCATTCAGCTGA
- a CDS encoding acetyl-CoA acetyltransferase, which yields MAENNIWVLGGYQSDFARNLTREGKGFADLTGEVVDGVLAAAKISPADVGVLHVGNAFGELFADQAQLGAMPATARGSLWGVPAARHEAACASGSVAALAAMADLRAGNYDVALVVGVELEKTVPGGKGAQFMGTAAWAGHEGQEATFMWPYMFAAVADEYDRRFGLDDAYLRAISQKNLANAKRNPLAQTRGWEVPDLVANGGDDEVNPPVEGRLRRYDCSQMTDGGAGVVLVNDAYLRAHPGALPVARIAGWGHSTAGLGVSQKFARSSGDPYVFPHLKRAVDDALGRAGVELSSVSGLETHDCFSASEYVAIDHIGLTPPGESWRAIEDGTIEFGGRFPINPSGGLIGGGHPVGATGVRMLVDASQQVAGMAGDTQIDGAKRFATLNFGGSTTTTVSFVVEGVSDR from the coding sequence ATGGCTGAAAACAACATCTGGGTGCTTGGCGGGTACCAAAGTGACTTCGCCCGCAACCTCACGCGTGAAGGCAAGGGGTTCGCCGATTTGACGGGCGAAGTCGTCGACGGGGTACTCGCCGCCGCGAAGATCAGCCCCGCCGATGTGGGGGTGCTGCACGTCGGCAACGCCTTCGGTGAACTGTTCGCGGATCAGGCGCAGCTTGGCGCGATGCCCGCCACCGCGCGGGGCTCGCTGTGGGGCGTTCCTGCGGCGCGCCATGAGGCGGCGTGCGCCTCCGGAAGCGTCGCGGCGCTCGCCGCGATGGCGGATCTGCGGGCGGGTAATTACGATGTCGCGCTGGTTGTCGGTGTTGAGCTCGAGAAGACCGTTCCCGGAGGCAAGGGTGCTCAGTTCATGGGCACAGCGGCCTGGGCCGGGCACGAGGGCCAAGAGGCCACGTTTATGTGGCCGTACATGTTTGCCGCCGTGGCTGACGAGTACGATCGCCGGTTCGGCCTCGACGACGCGTACCTGCGCGCGATCTCACAGAAGAACCTCGCCAATGCAAAGCGAAACCCGCTGGCGCAGACACGCGGCTGGGAGGTACCTGACCTGGTCGCCAACGGCGGCGACGACGAGGTGAACCCGCCAGTGGAAGGGCGGTTGAGGCGCTACGACTGCAGCCAGATGACCGACGGTGGTGCGGGCGTTGTGCTGGTCAACGATGCCTACCTGCGAGCGCACCCCGGAGCCCTACCCGTGGCGCGGATCGCGGGGTGGGGCCACAGTACCGCCGGGCTTGGCGTGAGCCAGAAGTTTGCCCGGAGTTCGGGCGACCCCTACGTGTTTCCGCACCTGAAACGAGCGGTTGACGATGCGCTCGGGCGCGCCGGTGTGGAGCTTTCGAGCGTGAGTGGACTTGAAACGCACGACTGCTTCTCTGCGAGCGAGTACGTCGCCATTGACCACATTGGGCTGACGCCGCCCGGCGAATCGTGGCGGGCCATCGAGGACGGCACGATCGAGTTCGGTGGCCGATTTCCGATCAACCCGAGCGGCGGGCTGATCGGCGGCGGCCATCCCGTTGGGGCGACGGGCGTTCGCATGCTGGTCGACGCGTCTCAACAGGTTGCCGGTATGGCGGGCGACACCCAGATCGACGGGGCGAAGCGCTTCGCGACACTCAACTTCGGCGGCTCAACCACGACGACGGTGTCATTCGTCGTCGAGGGAGTGTCTGACCGGTGA
- a CDS encoding carotenoid oxygenase family protein has product MDVEIVGRLLSTLPEEDDHPYRTGPWRPQTTEWKADDLEVVEGEIPHDLDGVYLRNTENPVHPSLKNYHPFDGDGMIHVVGFRDGTAFYRNRMIRTDGYLAEMESGQALWAGLAENPKLSLREDGWGARGRMKDASSTDVVVHRGMALTSFYQCGDMYRLDPYSAETRGKEDFNGAFPFKWGVSAHPKVDDRTGEMLFFNYSKEAPYMHYGVVDKQNDLVHYVDVPLPGARLPHDMAFTENYAILNDFPLFWDEEALKQGHHAARFHRDMPSRFGVIPRRGQTSDIRWFEAEATYVLHFVNAYEEGDEIVIDGFFQGDPEPKDNGQGTKWERAFRFLALDRMQARLHRWRLNLVTGKVREQQLSDTITEFGMMNGDFQTDDYRYAYAATGKPGWFLFDGLVRHDLKTGSEEKYSFGDGVFGSETAVAPKIGGTAEDDAYLVTIISDMGADASYCVVFDAARVSDGPVCKLKLPERVSSGTHSTWAAGEELRRWRQDDDAASAVGL; this is encoded by the coding sequence ATGGACGTTGAAATCGTTGGGCGACTGCTCTCGACGCTGCCTGAGGAGGATGACCACCCGTACCGCACCGGTCCCTGGAGGCCCCAGACGACGGAGTGGAAGGCGGACGACCTTGAGGTCGTCGAGGGCGAGATCCCGCACGACCTCGACGGCGTGTACTTGCGCAACACCGAGAACCCCGTTCACCCGTCCCTGAAGAACTACCACCCGTTCGACGGCGACGGCATGATCCACGTCGTTGGCTTCCGCGACGGCACCGCCTTCTACCGGAATCGGATGATTCGAACCGACGGCTACCTTGCCGAGATGGAATCTGGGCAGGCGCTGTGGGCGGGTCTTGCAGAGAACCCGAAGCTGTCGCTGCGCGAAGACGGTTGGGGGGCGCGCGGCAGGATGAAAGACGCCTCGAGTACCGACGTCGTTGTGCACCGCGGCATGGCGCTGACGAGCTTCTACCAGTGCGGCGACATGTACCGCCTCGACCCGTACTCGGCAGAGACGCGCGGGAAAGAAGACTTCAACGGCGCATTCCCGTTCAAATGGGGAGTTTCGGCGCACCCCAAGGTCGACGATCGCACGGGGGAGATGCTGTTTTTCAACTACAGCAAGGAAGCCCCGTACATGCACTACGGCGTTGTTGACAAGCAGAACGACCTCGTTCACTACGTCGACGTGCCGCTTCCCGGGGCGCGCCTGCCGCACGACATGGCCTTCACAGAGAACTATGCGATCCTCAACGACTTCCCGTTGTTCTGGGACGAAGAGGCACTGAAGCAGGGGCACCACGCCGCCCGCTTCCATCGCGATATGCCGAGCCGGTTCGGCGTGATCCCGCGACGCGGGCAGACAAGCGATATTCGGTGGTTTGAGGCCGAGGCGACGTACGTGCTGCACTTTGTGAATGCTTACGAGGAGGGCGACGAGATTGTCATCGACGGTTTCTTTCAGGGAGACCCCGAGCCGAAAGACAACGGCCAGGGCACGAAGTGGGAGCGGGCGTTCCGGTTCCTCGCGCTCGACCGGATGCAGGCGCGTCTGCACCGGTGGCGGCTGAACCTCGTCACGGGAAAGGTGAGGGAGCAGCAGCTCAGCGACACGATTACCGAATTTGGCATGATGAACGGCGACTTTCAGACCGACGACTACCGCTACGCCTACGCCGCGACCGGAAAGCCCGGCTGGTTCCTCTTTGACGGTCTGGTGCGTCACGACCTGAAGACGGGCAGTGAAGAGAAATACAGCTTCGGCGACGGGGTCTTCGGGAGTGAGACGGCTGTCGCCCCAAAGATCGGGGGTACCGCGGAGGATGACGCCTACCTCGTCACCATCATCAGCGACATGGGCGCGGACGCTTCGTACTGCGTTGTCTTCGACGCGGCCCGGGTGAGTGACGGGCCGGTCTGCAAGCTCAAGCTCCCTGAGCGGGTCTCTAGCGGCACTCACTCGACGTGGGCGGCGGGAGAGGAACTGCGGCGTTGGCGACAGGATGATGACGCCGCCTCCGCTGTGGGGCTGTAG
- a CDS encoding NAD(P)H-dependent flavin oxidoreductase — MFDRKIFERDVLGGLAAPIVAAPMFLISGPDLVVAACRAGAIGAFPAPNCRTPEQLDEWLTEIAARLADARRRGESPAPWALNLITHSSNERLADDLTLVAKHQPPIVITALGSPAPVIAEVHAYGGIVIADVVSIALARKAVAAGADGLACVSAGAGGHTGHLSPFAFVSGVREFFDGLVVVGGGVSDGWGVAGAVAAGADLVYVGTRFLATDESMAPDDYKAMVVAHGADDLVVSAAITGANASWLRPSLEANGIDVATHEQAGAPNYNSAGNVQGRWRDIWAAGQGIENIDSVRPTAAVVASMSAEYVAASARFAAVAGRLAG, encoded by the coding sequence TTGTTCGACAGAAAGATCTTTGAGCGGGACGTTCTCGGGGGCCTTGCAGCCCCCATCGTTGCCGCTCCCATGTTTCTCATTTCTGGCCCAGACCTGGTGGTCGCCGCGTGCCGCGCGGGGGCCATCGGAGCGTTTCCGGCACCAAACTGCCGAACGCCCGAACAGCTCGACGAGTGGCTCACCGAGATCGCGGCACGCCTAGCAGACGCGCGACGACGGGGCGAGTCCCCCGCACCGTGGGCGCTCAACCTCATCACGCACAGCAGCAACGAGCGGCTCGCAGACGACCTCACCCTAGTCGCGAAACACCAGCCGCCGATTGTGATCACAGCTCTCGGCTCCCCCGCACCCGTCATCGCCGAAGTGCACGCCTACGGCGGCATCGTCATCGCCGACGTCGTCAGCATTGCCCTCGCGCGCAAGGCGGTGGCAGCCGGCGCCGACGGGCTGGCCTGCGTCAGCGCGGGCGCTGGGGGCCACACCGGGCACCTCTCGCCATTTGCGTTCGTCTCAGGCGTGCGCGAGTTCTTCGACGGACTCGTGGTGGTTGGCGGTGGCGTCAGCGACGGCTGGGGTGTTGCCGGCGCGGTCGCGGCGGGTGCAGACCTCGTCTATGTTGGCACGAGATTCCTCGCAACCGATGAGAGCATGGCCCCTGACGACTACAAGGCAATGGTTGTCGCGCACGGCGCCGACGACCTGGTCGTGAGCGCGGCCATCACGGGAGCAAACGCGTCGTGGCTGCGGCCAAGCCTTGAGGCGAACGGCATCGACGTCGCGACCCACGAGCAGGCTGGCGCACCGAACTACAACTCGGCGGGAAATGTTCAGGGTCGTTGGCGCGACATCTGGGCCGCCGGTCAGGGCATCGAGAATATCGACTCGGTGAGGCCCACCGCGGCAGTCGTCGCTTCGATGAGCGCGGAGTACGTCGCCGCCTCGGCCCGGTTCGCGGCGGTGGCAGGGCGCCTCGCAGGCTGA
- a CDS encoding TetR/AcrR family transcriptional regulator: MTTAPEAHRPAGRPRKAVLSRERILEAAFELADTKGGDFTLAALARNLEVRPSALHHYFSGKDELIAGMRGQLTRRVGDHGFETRPWHVAIAAWARAYRATFGAHPGIIAALATMPVDDEPESIIDYERIASAMRRDGYPERRIVPAIVAIESFVIGSALDSLAPEDNLRPVNNPELAPHLTSAEERARAHAAELRTTVTMETFEFGLAALIAGLVAAA; the protein is encoded by the coding sequence ATGACAACGGCTCCCGAGGCACATCGACCCGCCGGTCGGCCCCGCAAAGCGGTGCTCTCCCGCGAGCGCATTCTCGAGGCGGCGTTTGAGCTCGCCGACACCAAGGGCGGCGATTTCACGCTCGCCGCGCTCGCGCGAAACCTTGAGGTGCGCCCCTCCGCGCTGCACCACTATTTCTCAGGCAAAGACGAGCTCATCGCCGGCATGCGCGGCCAGCTCACCCGCCGGGTGGGCGACCACGGCTTCGAGACGCGCCCCTGGCATGTCGCGATCGCCGCGTGGGCGCGCGCCTACCGGGCAACCTTCGGCGCACACCCCGGCATCATTGCCGCGCTCGCAACCATGCCGGTGGACGATGAGCCCGAGTCGATCATTGACTACGAGCGCATCGCTTCGGCGATGCGCCGCGACGGCTACCCCGAGAGGCGGATCGTGCCCGCCATCGTCGCGATCGAATCGTTCGTCATCGGCTCGGCACTCGACTCGCTCGCGCCCGAGGACAATCTGCGCCCCGTCAACAACCCCGAGCTCGCCCCGCACCTGACGAGCGCAGAGGAGCGCGCACGCGCACACGCCGCCGAGCTGCGCACAACCGTGACAATGGAGACCTTTGAGTTTGGGCTCGCGGCCCTCATCGCCGGGCTCGTGGCCGCGGCGTAA